The following is a genomic window from Labeo rohita strain BAU-BD-2019 chromosome 15, IGBB_LRoh.1.0, whole genome shotgun sequence.
AACGTTAGAGGCAGCAGCATTCCTTCTAGAATCTTCCATCCTTGTCATATTGCAGTAAGGTCCACGATACAGATTGGATATTCCTTCTCCTTTCAAACGCACTgatttgaatattattattattaaatgtatctCTTGTACAGTGTTAATTAGTGAATATTATTTCTGTGAATATACCAATAGTATTTCAGTGGGTGAGTATACAGGGCACCATAATGAATTCATTCAAGGCCTTAGGGCTTCTCGAGGGAGGGAAAGGGGAACATCTGCATCTCTAACGCTTCTTCGCCGTCAGCATCCTGCCTATATTCCCATCCGAGTGAGGGCATTTAGGAGACTAGTCTTACATAGGCTTATTGAGATTAAGGAGGACCCCTCCGTTTCTGCTTTGTCAAGGGTTGACATCATGCTTTTTTCTGGAGGGGTGTCGTCTAGCATCTCTTCTCTTATTTCTTGAGCGATTGGTTCTTACCCGTGGTAATACGTTGAtgacttcattaaaaatgacatgttgATGCGTCTATCTCAATACTGTCATTTTACAATCTAGACCAGATGTGTTCGCTCTCATTAGctgtgttttatataaaataatcttaatttgcaaaatgtgcAATATGAGATTAAGCATATTGATTGAAAAATAGAGTAGTGACAGGCAAGATCCACCCGATCAATTTAGCTAAAATGCTTGTATTATCTTACCTTGGTTTAAATCCCAAATGGCTGTTAAAAGGAAAGGTTCTCATCCTTGCAATGATTGTTGTGTATGCCGGACAGGCAATTTTAGCTTCATGGATCAGTGGGGGAGATTTAAAAGCAGTTTGACTCTAAAGTTACTTCAGTCCTATAGCTAAAAGCCCATTTAGCCACAGACCTGATGGGAAAGTGCCCACAGGCCTCCATTATCTTGATGCGTCCGGTTAAAGAGACAAGCAGCAATAGGCCAAGCTTCAAACTTCACATTGGAGGGCGATCATCCagttagtttatattttaaatttgcgaATGGCTTTCTTCCATGTAAATATTTGCATCCGACTGCAACACAGCTATCAAGGTAACAAGGTTACCCGTTACCCACTGCAACTAGTCGACATGCCAAATCATCGTTGCACTGAACCTGTGTACCCCAGACGCAAATAGCAGAACATTTGTTTAAGTAAAACCCTTTCATATCCTCCATCCTGTGTTTCGTTATGAGTCTTGTCTTCCTGTCCTACCCAGTGTTCCTGTTTTCTACTCTGATCTTTATTGATCTGTCTAAGCTGTCTTTGAATTCAGTTCTCTTTGTATTCTGAAGAGTTTGAGGGAATAATTTTAGCTTTTGTGGCTGGAAGCTAAAACTAGAAACCTTGATCTGAAGCACATGGCATTTGAAAAGTGTTTAGTTGCACATTGgtacacttaaataaaaataaatgttactagCTTTGATGATTGCACGAAGAACATTTCCATTCCGAAAAAGGTTCAGGAAGATGTTCTTCCCTTTAAGACTCTTAAGAGTTCTTTGGAGAGAAACCTGGGGAACCCAGAATGGTTCATTTTGAAGAGAGTACCTTTTACTTAACCTGGGATATTATGTAATTCCATCACAAAGAGATTGTGACTAGAAGGAGATGCTATATCCTCGTGAAAGTATGGAATCAAACTCATTTTACATACATAGTATGGTCGTCCCAGTTTGGCAAGGGAAAAGGTCAAGGAGAAGGCCACCGTAACACATGAACTGCCGCGCAGCGATCGTGTTAACTTACACTGCAGCTGCCCTGGAGGGTATGTGGGAACATTTTGCCTCCCGGCCCTGCCCCCTATCCTCTCCCTGCCCCCACTCTCGGCTGAAGTGATTTCACCTCTAGAGTATTGTGTAGCGCTAGCGCTCTGTCATCTCACTAGATAGAGTCGGACTACTGTACAAAATGAGACGATTGCCATGGAAACTGCACTTGGCATATAGCTCGAGCTCACGGCTGCACAATGCGTTCAACCAGATGATGAAGCTCTCTGTGGATCATTATGCAACTGAAAAATTAAGCGTTCAAATTAGTTGCGTAACAAGGAAAGCATGTTATTACCTTGTTGGGTGTTGTACGTCTCTTTCCTCAACCGGCGTTCTATTTCCTTCCTCCTCAGGTAACCGAGTTGAACGAGGCCTTGTCCAACGAAGAGAGGAACCTCTTGTCGGTCGCCTACAAGAACGTGGTAGGCGCTCGGCGTTCGTCCTGGAGGGTCATCTCCAGCATCGAGCAGAAGACCTCCGCGGACGGCAACGAGAAGAAGATCGAGATGGTGAGGGCCTACCGCGAGAAGATTGAGAAGGAGCTGGAGGCCGTGTGCCAAGACGTGCTCAACCTGTTGGATAACTTCCTGATCAAGAACTGCAGCGACACCCAGCACGAGAGCAAGGTCTTCTACCTGAAGATGAAAGGAGATTATTACCGCTACTTGGCCGAGGTGGCCACCGGAGAGAAGCGCTCCACCGTGGTGGAATCCTCCGAGAAGGCCTACAACGAGGCTCACGAGATCAGCAAAGAGCACATGCAGCCCACTCACCCCATCCGGCTGGGATTGGCCCTCAACTACTCGGTCTTCTACTACGAGATCCAGAACGCTCCGGAGCAGGCCTGCCATCTGGCCAAGACGGCCTTCGACGACGCCATCGCCGAGCTCGACACCCTCAATGAGGACTCCTACAAAGACTCAACCCTCATCATGCAGCTCCTCCGAGACAACTTGACACTCTGGACGAGTGATCAGCAAGACGATGAGGGCGGGGAGGGCAACAATTAAAAGTAGACAAGCTCTCGTTCtagaaacataaaaatggctggTGGACTTTGGCAGCAGCTTTTGCCATGGTTTCCTCTGCAGCAGCAGTTCTTTATTTTTCCACgagttaaaagaaaaaaaatatcaaggGTGGTAAAAGGGGGGGCTGAAGTCCTAGTTTGaatatatacagaaatatatatagttGAATGGGCCTCCCTCTTCTTGGTTCTCTTTGACATTTGCCAAAAACCACTGAAGTGTCAGTCAATCAGCCGGAAACGGTCGTTGTTGGTTGGGAATGGCAGCCTCACACTGGCATTTGGACTGATGTATTTCAAAGGGATGCTGCTTATTTATGTTTTGGGTAGTagaaaagcatttcaaaagAGGGGAAGGTGGCGTTCGAAGGgtaaaaatagtattaaatgGTTCCAGTATTAGTCACGAGTTCGTCTGTTTGTATGCGCTCGATTAACTGAACTGGAAATTCGATTTAAATAGATGTTAGTTGGAAGTGAGGTAAATAAAATCGCGTTCTTTTGAATGCACCAAAACGGAGTCATATATTCATCACGGTCTGATACTACTGGAACCATTCACTTTTTTTGAAGGACGGGTTGGGGAAAAGAAACAGACTGATctggtttaaaaaagaaaaagaaaaaaaaaagaaaagaaaataggaaaaatatcgcaGCTTCAAAGTTTGTGGTTTACTTctgtgtttaatttatttttgcacttgcCAAGTATACTGTTTTGTCAGTGTAAGATAATTACGACGATACTATCAACGATTCAATATTGTGCATGCTGGTGATGTATTTATACAATAGCTTGACTTTATTAACTTATATCTTGGATGTTATGTATTCCTATAATTGAAGAGTAAACTGGCttcatattgtttatttataatttctcCGTTTTCGTTTTGATTTGCTATTCCAAAATTGTGATTGTTAACAATAAATCGATCTGTTATGGGCGTTGCCGTTGTGAcatggaatgtttttttctttagctAGGCTGACTTTCGAAAAACACTTAAACTGATCACTTAAATGTACCGGTGTTTTTCTTGGTAAATTGTAACCATGACATTGTTAAGCAATGTTTTGCTCTCTGAACAATATATGAGTGCTCTTCTTGTCATATTATGCACATTGAACGTGTGGTTTAAACAACAGTGACGTTACCGAATCAGTGTTTCCGTGACCGATTCAGAACATGGACCATAAGATGTCTCTGgcagtatttttaaattcatttctttgcctttttcctttcttttttttacttttagctGTATCCTGAGTGACAATATCTTGAATGTGAATAACTATGTAGCAGTTGCACAAGAGCcaaaataatgataacaataaa
Proteins encoded in this region:
- the ywhag2 gene encoding 14-3-3 protein gamma-B; the protein is MVDREQLVQKARLAEQAERYDDMAAAMKSVTELNEALSNEERNLLSVAYKNVVGARRSSWRVISSIEQKTSADGNEKKIEMVRAYREKIEKELEAVCQDVLNLLDNFLIKNCSDTQHESKVFYLKMKGDYYRYLAEVATGEKRSTVVESSEKAYNEAHEISKEHMQPTHPIRLGLALNYSVFYYEIQNAPEQACHLAKTAFDDAIAELDTLNEDSYKDSTLIMQLLRDNLTLWTSDQQDDEGGEGNN